In Nonomuraea muscovyensis, one genomic interval encodes:
- a CDS encoding SCO6745 family protein has translation MADPRTTARLAKGPIGRYGGGFMVSREAKALCERHGLGPRELYFRGRCGVLGECDADVVVSAAVFFPPAHVEESWNGGRKLPVEQAVELYAGACHEWGRRRLGGHEGCARLAELLEPVVRRASSVGAPLFAGWRAVPLPDDPPARATQLMHVLRELRGGLHANAVVAAGLRPLEAILAADHSGTPFGDAAGETIARFFQWPQPYERPGPEMIARRAAVEETTDDLSAEVFSVLNDHESDELIELLRFGQAH, from the coding sequence ATGGCAGACCCACGCACCACCGCACGCCTGGCCAAGGGGCCGATCGGCCGCTACGGCGGCGGCTTCATGGTCTCGCGGGAGGCCAAGGCGCTGTGCGAGCGGCACGGTCTCGGCCCCCGCGAGCTGTACTTCCGCGGTAGGTGCGGCGTGCTCGGCGAGTGTGACGCCGACGTGGTCGTCTCGGCCGCCGTCTTCTTCCCGCCCGCGCACGTCGAGGAGAGCTGGAACGGCGGGCGCAAGCTGCCCGTGGAGCAGGCCGTCGAGCTGTACGCCGGGGCCTGCCACGAGTGGGGGCGGCGCAGGCTCGGCGGCCACGAGGGCTGCGCCCGGCTCGCCGAGCTGCTCGAACCGGTCGTCCGGCGAGCCTCCTCCGTCGGAGCGCCGCTGTTCGCCGGCTGGCGGGCCGTTCCCCTGCCCGATGACCCGCCCGCCCGGGCCACACAGCTCATGCACGTCCTGCGCGAGCTGCGCGGCGGGCTGCACGCCAACGCGGTGGTGGCCGCCGGGCTCCGGCCGCTGGAGGCCATTCTCGCGGCCGACCACAGCGGCACCCCGTTCGGCGATGCCGCCGGTGAGACGATCGCCAGGTTCTTCCAGTGGCCGCAGCCGTACGAACGGCCCGGCCCCGAGATGATCGCGCGCCGCGCGGCCGTGGAGGAGACTACGGACGATCTCTCGGCAGAGGTGTTTTCGGTGCTTAACGACCACGAATCGGACGAGCTCATCGAGCTTCTGCGTTTTGGGCAGGCTCATTGA
- the dapF gene encoding diaminopimelate epimerase: MRFLKGHGTENDFVILPDPDGELDLSGSIVARICDRRAGIGADGVLRVVRAKLSPEVSEQAGEAEWFMDYRNADGSMAEMCGNGMRVFARYLVEAGLAEPGEFAVATRGGLRRVRLDVSGDVTVDMGKPVVHGRSLTTVAGQDYEGLHVDMGNPHLACAIGDPVTQLDLTHQPGFDPGIFPGGVNIELFNAVGPARAVMRVYERGSGETRSCGTGAIATAVAAAALCEETTGTWTIEVPGGTLGVTLDERTSYLSGPAVIVADGELRLAE; encoded by the coding sequence ATGCGGTTTTTGAAGGGCCACGGCACCGAGAACGACTTCGTCATCCTCCCCGACCCCGACGGCGAGCTGGACCTGTCCGGCTCGATCGTCGCCCGGATCTGCGACAGGAGGGCCGGCATCGGCGCCGACGGCGTGCTGCGCGTCGTACGCGCCAAGCTGAGTCCGGAGGTCTCCGAGCAGGCCGGCGAGGCCGAGTGGTTCATGGACTACCGCAACGCCGACGGCAGCATGGCCGAGATGTGCGGCAACGGCATGCGGGTCTTCGCCCGCTACCTCGTCGAGGCGGGCCTGGCCGAGCCGGGCGAGTTCGCCGTGGCGACCAGGGGCGGCCTGCGCAGGGTGCGCCTCGACGTCTCGGGCGACGTGACCGTCGACATGGGCAAGCCGGTCGTGCACGGCCGCAGCCTCACCACCGTCGCCGGCCAGGACTACGAGGGCCTGCACGTCGACATGGGCAACCCCCACCTCGCCTGTGCCATCGGCGACCCGGTCACCCAACTCGACCTCACCCACCAGCCCGGCTTCGACCCGGGGATCTTCCCGGGGGGCGTCAACATCGAGCTGTTCAACGCGGTCGGCCCCGCCCGGGCGGTCATGCGCGTGTACGAGCGGGGCTCCGGCGAGACCCGCTCGTGCGGCACCGGCGCCATCGCGACGGCCGTGGCCGCCGCCGCCCTGTGCGAGGAGACGACGGGCACCTGGACCATCGAGGTGCCGGGCGGCACGCTCGGCGTCACGCTGGACGAGCGCACCAGCTACCTGTCCGGCCCGGCGGTCATCGTCGCGGACGGCGAACTGAGGCTTGCAGAATGA
- the miaA gene encoding tRNA (adenosine(37)-N6)-dimethylallyltransferase MiaA — MRQPVIAVVGPTAAGKSDLAVDLALRLGGECVNADSMQLYRGMDIGTAKLTLAERRGVPHHLLDIWDVTVTASVAEYQKLVRPLLDAVAVPVLVGGSGLYVRAAIDDLEFPGTDPAIRERLETELAETGPAPLYERLRERDPAAAAAILPSNGRRIVRALEVIELSGRPFSATMPSYEAVCPSVQIGLRVPRPELDERIAVRVERMWAAGLVEEVRSLLGQGLAEGRTASRALGYAQVLRFLAGEWTEEQAVEETVRATRRFARRQESWFRRDPRVRWLPYDAPDLLERSLAEIAGRAGG; from the coding sequence GTGCGCCAGCCAGTCATCGCCGTCGTGGGGCCCACCGCGGCCGGAAAGTCCGACCTCGCCGTGGACCTCGCCCTCCGCCTGGGGGGCGAATGCGTCAACGCCGACTCCATGCAGCTCTACCGGGGCATGGACATCGGCACGGCCAAGCTGACCCTCGCCGAGCGGCGCGGGGTGCCCCACCATCTGCTCGACATCTGGGACGTCACGGTGACGGCCAGCGTGGCCGAGTACCAGAAGCTGGTCAGGCCGCTGCTCGACGCCGTCGCCGTGCCCGTGCTCGTCGGGGGGAGCGGCCTGTACGTCCGGGCGGCCATCGACGACCTGGAGTTCCCCGGCACCGACCCCGCGATCAGGGAGCGGCTGGAGACCGAGCTGGCGGAGACCGGTCCGGCCCCCCTGTACGAGCGGCTGCGAGAGCGCGATCCGGCCGCCGCCGCGGCGATCCTGCCCAGCAACGGCCGGCGCATCGTGCGCGCCCTGGAGGTCATCGAGCTGTCCGGGCGGCCGTTCTCGGCGACCATGCCCTCCTACGAGGCGGTCTGTCCGAGCGTCCAGATCGGGCTGCGGGTGCCGCGGCCGGAGCTGGACGAGCGGATCGCCGTCCGGGTCGAGCGGATGTGGGCGGCGGGGCTGGTCGAGGAGGTGCGGTCGCTGCTCGGGCAGGGGCTGGCCGAGGGCCGCACGGCCTCCCGCGCCCTGGGGTACGCCCAGGTGCTGCGCTTCCTGGCGGGGGAGTGGACGGAGGAGCAGGCGGTCGAGGAGACCGTCAGGGCGACCCGGCGCTTCGCCCGCCGCCAGGAGTCGTGGTTCCGCCGTGATCCGCGGGTGCGCTGGCTGCCGTACGACGCCCCGGACCTGCTGGAGCGCTCCCTCGCGGAGATTGCCGGCCGAGCGGGTGGATAG
- a CDS encoding methylated-DNA--[protein]-cysteine S-methyltransferase, protein MMTTVAYAEVPTPVGPFTLAVTEEGLVASGWGSRERLGGRLGLAEVHDPDRTASVVAELDDYFAGELRVFETPIDWRLTSGTRRLVLQALHRVPYGTAVTYGELATRSGSTVPARGIGSIMGSNPIPIVVPCHRVIAGNGLGGFSGGEGVETKRWLLTHEGYLQPTLLDL, encoded by the coding sequence ATGATGACCACGGTCGCGTACGCCGAGGTGCCGACGCCGGTGGGGCCGTTCACGCTGGCCGTCACCGAGGAGGGGCTGGTGGCCTCCGGGTGGGGGTCCCGGGAGCGCCTGGGCGGGCGCCTCGGCCTGGCAGAGGTTCATGACCCGGATCGTACGGCTTCGGTCGTCGCCGAGCTCGACGATTATTTCGCGGGCGAGCTGCGGGTGTTCGAGACGCCCATCGACTGGCGGCTCACCTCGGGCACCCGGCGCCTGGTGCTCCAGGCTTTGCACCGGGTCCCGTACGGCACGGCCGTCACCTACGGCGAGCTGGCCACCCGCAGCGGCTCCACCGTCCCGGCGCGCGGGATCGGCTCCATCATGGGCTCCAACCCCATCCCGATCGTGGTGCCCTGCCACCGCGTGATCGCGGGCAACGGCCTGGGCGGCTTCAGCGGCGGCGAGGGTGTCGAGACGAAGCGCTGGCTGCTCACCCACGAGGGCTACCTGCAGCCGACGCTTCTCGATCTGTGA
- a CDS encoding ribonuclease Z: protein MSSRELVVLGTASAVPTRHRNHNGYLLRWDGQGFLFDPGEGTQRQMAHAGVSANDVHWLCVTHFHGDHCLGVPGVVQRIARDRVRHPVNAVFPASGETYWRRLRHAAVFADTSVIAEHPLSGDVAEVGALTARRLSHPVESYGYRVQEPAGRRMLPERLAAHGIRGAEIGELQRTGSVRGVSLAECSAPRPGQSAAFVMDTRLCDAVFELAAGADLLVIEATFLSGESALAKEYGHLTAAEAGQVAAEAGVRRLVLTHFSERYGFADEPAFLEDVRRSYDGEVFVARDFMTVPVPTRATT from the coding sequence ATGTCCTCTCGTGAGCTCGTTGTGCTCGGCACCGCCAGCGCGGTCCCCACCCGCCACCGTAACCACAACGGCTACCTCCTGCGCTGGGACGGTCAGGGGTTCCTGTTCGATCCGGGCGAGGGGACGCAGCGGCAGATGGCGCACGCCGGGGTCAGCGCCAACGACGTGCACTGGCTGTGCGTGACGCACTTCCACGGCGACCACTGCCTGGGAGTGCCGGGCGTCGTGCAGCGCATCGCCCGCGACAGGGTGCGGCACCCGGTCAACGCCGTCTTCCCGGCCTCCGGCGAGACCTACTGGCGCAGGCTGCGGCACGCGGCCGTCTTCGCCGACACCTCCGTCATCGCCGAGCACCCGCTCTCCGGCGACGTCGCCGAGGTGGGCGCGCTGACGGCGCGCCGCCTGTCGCACCCCGTGGAGTCGTACGGCTACCGCGTCCAGGAGCCGGCCGGTCGGCGAATGCTGCCCGAACGCCTGGCCGCCCACGGCATCCGCGGCGCGGAGATCGGCGAACTGCAGCGCACCGGCTCGGTGCGGGGGGTGAGCCTCGCGGAGTGCAGCGCGCCGAGGCCGGGGCAGAGCGCCGCCTTCGTCATGGACACCCGCCTGTGCGACGCCGTGTTCGAGCTGGCCGCGGGCGCCGACCTGCTGGTGATCGAGGCGACGTTCCTGTCGGGCGAGTCGGCGCTGGCCAAGGAGTACGGCCATCTGACGGCGGCCGAGGCGGGGCAGGTCGCGGCGGAGGCCGGGGTACGGCGGCTGGTGCTCACCCACTTCTCCGAGCGCTACGGTTTCGCCGACGAGCCCGCCTTCCTGGAGGACGTGCGGCGCAGTTACGACGGCGAGGTGTTCGTGGCCCGCGACTTCATGACCGTCCCGGTGCCCACGCGCGCGACGACCTGA
- a CDS encoding TIGR04222 domain-containing membrane protein, whose amino-acid sequence MFVSVAVIRIRAPLARARSRAVPSGPPQLELYEAAYLAGGPRRVVNTALASLVAQHGLRVSSEGTVTPVHGFRPAKRAPVERVVHRHVASTPGGSATAEIRHAVAGHEVLRRLAITLSRRGLLVPPPVRARAHRRSRWLLGLAALAVVVAVAGAFPVFRAGAAAIATLAAAAGVACFFWVRRLMADPLTKAGRAALDTVDVNSLTAGAADGTWRASDDLGVLAVNGLTELPDRRLADALARDNRARDRVYTTCCAPGHCGAYSTGGFSTTWHGGSPGGGWGESGGPGGGWGDSGADFGGSLSTVDGGGSSCGSGGCGGGGT is encoded by the coding sequence GTGTTCGTCTCAGTCGCCGTCATCAGGATCCGGGCGCCGCTGGCCCGGGCCCGCTCGCGCGCCGTCCCCAGCGGGCCGCCGCAGCTGGAGCTCTACGAGGCGGCCTACCTGGCCGGCGGGCCACGCCGGGTCGTCAACACCGCGCTGGCGTCGCTGGTCGCCCAGCACGGACTCCGGGTGTCCAGCGAGGGGACCGTCACGCCGGTGCACGGGTTCCGGCCCGCCAAGCGCGCACCCGTGGAGCGCGTGGTGCACCGGCACGTCGCGAGCACTCCCGGAGGCTCGGCCACGGCCGAGATCCGGCACGCCGTCGCCGGCCACGAAGTGCTCCGCCGGCTCGCGATCACGCTGTCGAGGCGGGGGCTGCTGGTCCCGCCACCGGTCAGGGCCCGGGCACACCGCCGGTCGCGCTGGCTGCTCGGCCTCGCCGCCCTGGCGGTGGTCGTGGCCGTCGCCGGCGCGTTCCCCGTCTTCCGCGCGGGCGCGGCGGCGATCGCGACGCTCGCCGCCGCCGCCGGTGTGGCCTGCTTCTTCTGGGTGCGTCGGCTCATGGCCGATCCGCTGACAAAGGCAGGCCGCGCGGCGCTGGACACCGTCGACGTCAACTCCCTGACAGCCGGTGCTGCCGACGGCACGTGGCGGGCCTCGGACGATCTCGGAGTGCTCGCGGTGAACGGGCTGACCGAGCTGCCCGACCGCCGCCTGGCCGACGCCCTGGCCCGCGACAACCGTGCCCGGGACAGGGTCTACACCACGTGCTGCGCCCCGGGCCACTGCGGCGCGTACAGCACGGGCGGCTTCTCCACCACGTGGCACGGCGGCAGCCCGGGCGGGGGCTGGGGCGAGTCCGGCGGTCCGGGCGGGGGCTGGGGCGACTCAGGCGCTGACTTCGGCGGGAGCCTGTCGACCGTGGACGGCGGCGGTTCGAGCTGCGGCAGCGGCGGATGCGGTGGGGGCGGCACGTGA
- a CDS encoding DUF692 domain-containing protein: MTRGPDPLGVGIGWRPEIDLTVERLGVDFVEVIAETVRPSDLPESLRALRAGGTPVIPHGVGLGIGGAEQPDPQRLAHLAACAEALGAPLVSEHLAFVRAGDLDAGHLLPVPRTRDALSVIVQNVRQAQEALPVPLALENVAAVFGWPDDEMTEAEFLGELVERTGVGLLVDVANLYTNQVNLGLDARAALDVLPLDRLAYVHVAGGYAHDGVWHDTHTTTVPPDVLDLLAELCARARPPGVLLEWDADYPSDTVLADELGRVRGAMSGA; encoded by the coding sequence GTGACCCGCGGCCCGGACCCCCTGGGCGTCGGCATCGGCTGGCGGCCGGAGATCGATCTGACCGTCGAACGGCTCGGGGTGGACTTCGTGGAGGTCATCGCGGAGACCGTCCGTCCGTCGGACCTGCCCGAGTCACTCCGGGCGCTCCGCGCCGGGGGTACGCCGGTGATCCCGCACGGCGTCGGGCTCGGCATCGGCGGCGCCGAGCAGCCCGATCCCCAGCGCCTCGCCCATCTCGCGGCGTGCGCGGAGGCCCTCGGGGCGCCGCTGGTCAGCGAGCATCTCGCGTTCGTCAGGGCCGGCGACCTGGACGCCGGCCACCTGCTCCCCGTACCGCGTACCCGGGACGCCCTGTCGGTGATCGTCCAGAACGTCCGGCAGGCGCAGGAGGCCCTGCCGGTGCCTCTCGCCCTGGAGAACGTGGCGGCGGTGTTCGGCTGGCCCGACGACGAGATGACCGAGGCGGAGTTCCTCGGCGAACTGGTCGAGCGGACCGGGGTCGGGCTGCTCGTCGACGTGGCCAACCTCTACACCAACCAGGTCAACCTGGGCCTGGACGCCCGCGCCGCGCTCGACGTGCTCCCCCTGGACAGGCTGGCCTACGTGCACGTCGCCGGCGGGTACGCGCACGACGGCGTCTGGCACGACACGCACACCACCACCGTGCCCCCCGACGTGCTGGACCTGCTCGCCGAGTTGTGCGCCCGCGCGCGTCCGCCGGGGGTGCTGCTGGAGTGGGACGCCGACTACCCGAGCGACACCGTGCTCGCCGACGAGCTCGGCCGGGTCAGAGGGGCGATGTCCGGTGCCTGA
- a CDS encoding isocitrate lyase/PEP mutase family protein, with translation MTTDSAARLRALHVPGAPVILPNVWDAASARAVVAAGFPVVATGSAAVARVLGHDDGEATPVAEMMAAISRIARSVDVPVTADVERGYGLDPAELAGRLREAGAVGCNLEDSDPRTGELVAPGEQAGFLAAVREAAGPDLVINARIDTYIQGGGTREAAVDRARRYLDAGADCVYPIGLGDEKEIERLVAEVAAPVNILFRPGVPSLARLAELGVARVSFGHGLHQAAYEHARTLIQAIAEGRDPYR, from the coding sequence ATGACGACTGACAGCGCCGCCCGCCTGCGCGCCCTGCACGTGCCGGGCGCCCCCGTGATCCTGCCGAACGTCTGGGACGCCGCCTCGGCCCGCGCCGTGGTGGCGGCCGGGTTCCCGGTGGTCGCCACGGGGAGCGCGGCGGTCGCCAGGGTCCTCGGCCACGACGACGGGGAGGCGACCCCGGTCGCCGAGATGATGGCCGCGATCTCCCGCATCGCCCGCTCCGTCGACGTCCCGGTCACGGCCGACGTGGAACGGGGTTACGGGCTGGACCCCGCCGAGCTGGCCGGCCGGCTGCGCGAGGCGGGGGCCGTCGGCTGCAACCTGGAGGACTCCGACCCGCGCACCGGCGAGCTGGTTGCCCCCGGTGAACAGGCCGGCTTCCTGGCGGCCGTCCGCGAGGCCGCCGGCCCCGACCTGGTGATCAACGCGCGGATCGACACCTACATCCAGGGCGGCGGCACCCGGGAGGCGGCCGTGGACCGGGCCCGCCGCTACCTGGACGCGGGAGCCGACTGCGTCTACCCCATCGGGCTCGGCGACGAGAAGGAGATCGAACGCCTCGTCGCGGAGGTGGCGGCGCCGGTGAACATCCTGTTCCGGCCCGGCGTCCCGTCCCTGGCCAGGCTCGCCGAGCTGGGCGTGGCCAGGGTGAGCTTCGGCCACGGCCTGCACCAGGCCGCGTACGAGCACGCCCGCACCCTGATCCAGGCCATCGCCGAGGGACGCGACCCCTACCGGTAG
- the miaB gene encoding tRNA (N6-isopentenyl adenosine(37)-C2)-methylthiotransferase MiaB — protein sequence MTVTQESPRTYEVRTYGCQMNVHDSERLSGLLEDAGYVRAADGENADVVVFNTCAVRENADNRLYGNLGHLRPAKAGNPRMQIAVGGCLAQKDQGEIVRRAPWVDVVFGTHNIGALPVLLERARVQGEAQVELKESLEVFPSTLPTKRESAYAAWVAISVGCNNTCTFCIVPSLRGKEKDRRPGDVLAEVRAMVDQGVLEVTLLGQNVNTYGVEFGDRLAFGKLLRACGSVEGLERVRFTSPHPAAFTDDVIAAMAETPNVMHQLHMPLQSGSDRVLKAMRRSYRAERYLGIIERVRAAMPDAAISTDIIVGFPGETEEDFQATLDVVRQSRFANAFTFQYSIRPGTPAATMDDQVPKEVVQERYERLVALQEEISWAENKRQVGRTLEVLVAEGEGRKDDATRRLSGRAPDNRLVHFAVGDERPRPGDMVTVEVTYAAPHHLVADGALRGLRRTRAGDAWEARQGAPSAGKGVLLGMPAIGRPAPEPAPAAGGCPA from the coding sequence ATGACTGTGACCCAGGAGAGCCCCCGCACGTATGAGGTGCGCACGTACGGGTGCCAGATGAACGTGCACGACTCCGAGCGGCTGTCCGGCCTGCTGGAGGACGCCGGCTACGTCCGCGCGGCCGACGGCGAGAACGCCGACGTGGTCGTGTTCAACACGTGCGCCGTGCGGGAGAACGCCGACAACCGCCTCTACGGCAACCTCGGCCACCTGCGTCCCGCAAAGGCGGGCAACCCGCGCATGCAGATCGCCGTGGGCGGCTGCCTGGCGCAAAAGGACCAGGGCGAGATCGTCCGCCGGGCGCCGTGGGTGGACGTCGTGTTCGGCACCCACAACATCGGCGCGCTGCCGGTGCTGCTGGAGCGGGCCCGCGTGCAGGGCGAGGCCCAGGTGGAGCTGAAGGAGTCGCTGGAGGTCTTCCCCTCCACACTGCCCACCAAGCGCGAGTCGGCCTACGCCGCGTGGGTGGCCATCTCGGTCGGCTGCAACAACACCTGCACCTTCTGCATCGTGCCGTCGCTGCGCGGCAAGGAGAAGGACCGCCGCCCCGGCGACGTCCTGGCCGAGGTGCGGGCCATGGTCGACCAGGGCGTCCTCGAGGTCACCCTGCTCGGCCAGAACGTCAACACCTACGGCGTCGAGTTCGGCGACCGACTGGCGTTCGGCAAGCTGCTGCGCGCCTGCGGCTCGGTCGAGGGGCTGGAGCGGGTGCGCTTCACCTCGCCGCACCCGGCGGCCTTCACCGACGACGTGATCGCCGCCATGGCCGAGACGCCCAACGTCATGCACCAGCTCCACATGCCGCTGCAGTCGGGCTCCGACCGGGTGCTCAAGGCGATGCGCCGCTCCTACCGGGCCGAGCGCTATCTCGGCATCATCGAGCGGGTCCGCGCCGCCATGCCCGACGCGGCCATCTCCACCGACATCATCGTCGGCTTCCCCGGTGAGACCGAGGAGGACTTCCAGGCCACGCTCGACGTCGTCCGGCAGAGCCGCTTCGCCAACGCCTTCACCTTCCAGTACTCCATCCGCCCGGGCACGCCCGCGGCCACCATGGACGACCAGGTGCCCAAGGAGGTCGTCCAGGAGCGCTACGAGCGCCTGGTCGCGCTGCAGGAGGAGATCTCCTGGGCGGAGAACAAGAGGCAGGTCGGCCGCACGCTGGAGGTGCTGGTCGCCGAGGGCGAGGGCCGCAAGGACGACGCCACCCGGCGCCTGTCGGGCCGCGCCCCGGACAACCGGCTCGTGCACTTCGCGGTGGGCGACGAGCGGCCGCGGCCCGGCGACATGGTGACGGTCGAGGTCACGTACGCGGCGCCGCACCACCTGGTGGCCGACGGGGCGCTGCGCGGGCTGCGCCGCACCCGGGCGGGCGACGCCTGGGAGGCGCGGCAGGGGGCTCCGTCGGCCGGCAAGGGCGTGCTGCTCGGCATGCCCGCGATCGGCCGCCCGGCTCCCGAGCCCGCTCCGGCGGCGGGGGGCTGCCCGGCCTGA
- a CDS encoding amino acid ABC transporter ATP-binding protein, producing the protein MTDNGDAAPLVQLEHVNKYFGALHVLKDINLTVSRGEVLVVIGPSGGGKSTLCRTINRLETIDDGKIIFDGQPLPEEGKALARLRSEVGMVFQSFNLFAHKTIRENVTLGPVKVRGQGRDAADKRAMELLERVGIAAQADKYPAQLSGGQQQRVAIARALAMDPKMILFDEPTSALDPEMVQEVLDVMIGLARDGMTMMVVTHEMGFARRAANRVVFMAEGQVVEENTPDEFFTNAQTDRAKDFLSKILTH; encoded by the coding sequence ATGACGGACAACGGGGACGCCGCTCCGCTGGTTCAGCTGGAGCACGTCAACAAATACTTCGGGGCGCTGCACGTCCTGAAGGACATCAATCTGACCGTCTCCCGTGGCGAGGTGCTGGTCGTGATCGGCCCGTCGGGCGGCGGCAAGTCGACGCTGTGCCGGACGATCAACCGGCTGGAGACCATCGACGACGGCAAGATCATCTTCGATGGTCAGCCGTTGCCGGAGGAGGGCAAGGCGCTGGCGCGGCTCCGCTCCGAGGTCGGCATGGTGTTCCAGTCGTTCAACCTGTTCGCGCACAAGACGATCAGGGAGAACGTCACGCTGGGGCCGGTCAAGGTGCGCGGCCAGGGTCGTGACGCCGCGGACAAGCGAGCCATGGAGCTGCTGGAGCGGGTGGGGATCGCCGCACAGGCGGACAAGTACCCCGCGCAGCTGTCAGGCGGTCAGCAGCAGCGTGTCGCGATCGCCAGGGCGCTGGCCATGGACCCGAAGATGATCCTGTTCGACGAGCCGACGTCGGCGCTGGACCCCGAGATGGTCCAGGAGGTGCTCGACGTGATGATCGGGCTCGCTCGTGACGGGATGACGATGATGGTGGTCACGCACGAGATGGGGTTCGCCAGGAGAGCCGCCAACCGGGTGGTCTTCATGGCAGAAGGCCAGGTCGTCGAGGAGAACACCCCCGACGAGTTCTTCACCAACGCCCAGACCGACCGGGCGAAGGATTTCCTTTCGAAGATCCTCACCCACTGA
- a CDS encoding glutamate ABC transporter substrate-binding protein, which translates to MQIRRTGAVFAMAAMAAGLAACGGGDSYTNALEKVKGAKEITVGTKWDQPSIGLKKGTADPEGFDVDVAKYVVKELAGGQDVKITWKEAPSSNREALLQNGTVDIIFATYSITEARKPKVTFGGPYIIAHQDTMVRADAAGIAKATDLKDKRICQAQGSNSYKRITDPPPDGKLGLPAKLVGASNYSECVQKLSGGNLDAVTTDNLILAGFSAQEPGKYKLLNDPFTDEKYGVGLKKGDKATCEAVNAAITKMWQDGTAKQLLEKWYGKTGMEFPTSAPPAEGCA; encoded by the coding sequence ATGCAGATACGCCGAACGGGGGCCGTGTTCGCCATGGCGGCCATGGCGGCAGGCCTGGCCGCCTGTGGAGGCGGCGACAGCTACACCAACGCGCTGGAGAAGGTCAAGGGCGCCAAGGAGATCACTGTCGGCACCAAGTGGGACCAGCCCAGCATCGGTCTCAAGAAGGGCACCGCCGACCCCGAGGGCTTCGACGTCGACGTCGCCAAGTACGTCGTCAAGGAGCTCGCCGGTGGCCAGGACGTGAAGATCACCTGGAAGGAGGCGCCCTCGTCCAACCGCGAGGCACTGCTCCAGAACGGCACCGTGGACATCATCTTCGCCACCTACTCCATCACCGAGGCGCGCAAGCCCAAGGTGACCTTCGGCGGGCCGTACATCATCGCCCACCAGGACACGATGGTGCGCGCGGACGCCGCCGGCATCGCCAAGGCGACCGACCTCAAGGACAAGAGGATCTGCCAGGCGCAGGGCTCCAACTCCTACAAGCGGATCACCGACCCGCCGCCGGACGGCAAGCTGGGCCTGCCCGCCAAGCTGGTCGGCGCGAGCAACTACTCCGAGTGCGTGCAGAAGCTCAGCGGCGGCAACCTCGACGCCGTGACCACGGACAACCTGATCCTGGCCGGCTTCTCCGCGCAGGAGCCGGGCAAGTACAAGCTCCTCAACGACCCGTTCACCGACGAAAAGTACGGCGTGGGCCTGAAGAAGGGCGACAAGGCCACCTGCGAGGCGGTCAACGCCGCCATCACGAAGATGTGGCAGGACGGCACCGCCAAGCAGCTGCTCGAGAAGTGGTATGGCAAGACGGGGATGGAGTTCCCCACGTCCGCACCACCGGCCGAGGGTTGCGCCTGA
- a CDS encoding amino acid ABC transporter permease, with product MDELIQYGPELFSGFLKNLLLSVLIGFFSLVVGTILAAMRVSPTPVLRAAGTTYVNVLRNTPLTLVLAFCYLGLSDTLGLIFSTEVPLYNSFWLAVLGMSAYTSAFVCEALRSGVNTVPMGQAEAARAIGLTFFQSVRLIIFPQAFRAVIAPLGSVLIAMIKNTTVVAAAGYTVDVAAVMRETFDTTGVSIPIFIGIVLAFLVVVLPIGWYTGWLSRRLAVAR from the coding sequence ATGGACGAACTAATCCAGTACGGGCCGGAGCTGTTCTCCGGCTTCCTGAAGAACCTGCTGCTCTCGGTCCTCATCGGGTTCTTCTCGCTGGTCGTGGGCACGATCCTGGCGGCCATGCGGGTCTCCCCCACGCCGGTGCTGCGCGCGGCGGGCACGACGTACGTCAACGTGCTGCGCAACACGCCGCTGACGCTGGTGCTGGCCTTCTGCTACCTCGGGCTCAGTGACACGCTGGGGCTGATCTTCTCGACCGAGGTGCCGCTGTACAACTCGTTCTGGCTGGCGGTGCTGGGCATGTCGGCCTACACCTCGGCGTTCGTGTGCGAGGCGCTGCGCTCGGGCGTCAACACGGTGCCGATGGGGCAGGCCGAGGCGGCGCGGGCGATCGGGCTGACGTTCTTCCAGTCGGTCCGGCTGATCATCTTCCCGCAGGCGTTCCGGGCCGTCATCGCGCCGCTCGGCAGCGTGCTGATCGCGATGATCAAGAACACCACGGTGGTGGCCGCGGCCGGCTACACCGTGGACGTGGCCGCCGTGATGAGGGAGACCTTCGACACCACCGGCGTGTCGATCCCGATCTTCATCGGCATCGTGCTCGCCTTCCTGGTGGTGGTCCTGCCCATCGGCTGGTACACCGGGTGGCTGTCGAGGAGATTGGCGGTGGCGCGATGA